Part of the Ruegeria sp. TM1040 genome, GCTTGATCTGGATCGGCGCAAGGCCGAGCAGCAGGAGGCGCTCGAGACAATGCGGCAGGCCGCCCGCGACCTTGGTCTCGTCGCAGAGAACGCCGACCTTGCGGCCTTGGTTCTTTCCGGCGCTGATATCACCGCGCTTCAGGACGCAAGAGAGCAACTTCGCGCGGCCATCACCCACGAAGGTCTAGAAGCGCGCGAGGTCGAGGATCTCGAGGAGCGCCTGCGCGTAGCGCAGGATGCTGTGCACGATTGTGCGCCGCTCGCTGCAGAGGCCGGGCAGTTGCAAGAGCTGCTCTTGAATTTTGATGCAGAGCGGCTGGCGACGGCCCATGCAGCGGCAGCGGAGGCGATCACAGCCGCCCAATCCCGGGCCGCCCGCAGCCTGGCAGCGCTGTCTGTGCGCCACGTGACTTTTGATACCCTGCCGCATTGCCCGAGCAGCTTGCGTCAGGCGCAGGAGCACGCGGATCGTGACGCAGCGCTGGTTCAGGACCTGCGCCGGGCGACTGAGACGCGCAATCAGCATAAGGAGGACGCCAGCGCCCGCGCCGCGCAGGCAAAGGCCCTTGAACGCGCTGCAAATGTGGTCTCCGACAGTGAGGCCGAGGCCTTGCGCACCAAACGCGACGCACTCTGGGCCGTGCATGTAGACAGTTTGGATGCCGAGAGCGCCGCCACGTTCCACGAAGCGCTGAGCCGCCACGACACCGCTGCTGACGCGCGACTGACCCAATCGCGAGAACTGGCGCAGCTGCGAGAGATTGCGCAATCAGAGGCTGCGTCGAAGGCCCGCGCCGCAGAGGCCGCCACCCGGATCACTGCGCTAGAAGAACAGCGCGATGCCATTGCGGCAGAGGTCAACGCCGCTGCCACCCAGCTTGGCCTTGCGCCGCTTTCCCCGGCAGAGTGGCGCGATTGGGTTGAGCGTCATGAAACCGCGCGCGCGGATGCCGAGGCGCTTCGGGACACCAAGGACAGCCATTCGGCCACCTTTGCGCGGGCGCAGGCGTTGATGGACGCCCTTGCAGAACGTGTACCGTCTCTTCCGGCTGATCTTGATCCGGCCCTTGCACAGGCGCGCCGGATGGCAGAGGCGGCGCGCCAGACCTCCGAGGCGCGCGGCGCCGCAGAAAAGCTCTTGCGGCAGGTGGAGCGCGACCTGAATCGGCGACAGGATCGCCACAACGCCGCACAAGAGGCCAAGAAAAAGGCCGAGGACACATGGCGGGCCTTGGTGCAGGAACTTCTGGCAGGGCAGGTCTCGCCAGAGTCGCTTATGGCCTCTTTGGAGCCACTGCGGGTGCTACGCGAGCATGACAAGACCCGCAGCGCCGCCGCACGTCGGGTCCGGATGATGGAGGCGGATCAGGCGCTTTTTGCTCAAGAGGTCAACGCCTTGGCACAGCTGCACGGGGTCGGGGTCAGTTCGGACCCGGGCCAGACCTATGGCGACCTCAAATCCCTGGCCGAGACGGCCCGCATCGCGCGCGACAAGGCCGCGCGTCTGGAGCGTGCAATTGCAACGGCCACGGCAGAACGTGCGGACAACACCGCGCGGGTTGAGGCCATAGATCAGGAGCTCCGGGCGATCGCTGCGAGCTTTCCCGAGCCCCCACCTGCACAGGACATCGACACGTTGCGCCAATGCGCCGCGCAGGCCCAGAAGGTCATTGCCGACCGCGCGGCCCGCGACCGCCTGCGCCGTCAGATCCTCTCCGAGCTCGACCTGTCGGATCTGGAGTCGGCGCGCGCGCAGCTTGCCGAGACCTCGGTTGCCACGCTCAACGCGCGCCTGGAAAGCACCCTCTCCGATCTGACCCACGCCGAAGACGACCTCACGCAGGCGATCCAACAGCGGGTCAACGCAGAACATGCGCTGGCAGAGATCAACGGCGACCGCACGGCAGCGGCGCTGGTCGAGCAAAAAGCAACGCTGGAACTGCAGCTCGAAGAGGCCGCGCTCGAACATCTGGAGCTGTCTTTGGGGCATCACCTGGCCTCAGACGCAATCAAGCGCTACCGCGACAGCCACCGCAGCGGCATGCTGACCGCCACGGAACAGTGTTTTGCCGATCTGACGCAGGGCGCCTATCCCGCCCTCAGCACACAGATCTACGGCGACAGCGAGGTCCTTTTGGCGGTCGACAGAACCGGTGCCAGCAAACGGGCCGACGAGATGTCCAAAGGCACCCGGTTCCAGCTCTATCTGGCGCTCCGGGCCGCAGCGCATGAACAACTGGTGGCGCAGGGCACCATATTGCCGTTCTTCTGCGATGACATCTTTGAGACCTTTGACGAGACCCGAACCAGTGCGGCCTGTCAGGTGATGGAAGCCATCGGCACGCGAGGACAGGCGATCTATCTCACCCATCATCGCCATGTGGTTGAAATCGCCCAAAGCGTCTGTGCCACCCCGCCAATCATTCACGAGCTCTGATTGTACCAGAGCGCGCGGAATCATTTGCCGACAGGGCGGGTTTTGTTCTAGACGCGGGCCATGGATCATTTTCTCTATCGCGATGGCGCTTTGTACGCCGAAGATGTCCCCGTAGCCGAGATTGCCGCTACGGTGGGCACGCCGTTCTACGTCTACTCCACCGCGACGCTCCTGCGCCATTTCCGTCTCTTTGACGAGGCGCTTGAGGGCACCGACCATCTGGTTTGTTACGCGATGAAGGCCGCCTCCAATCAGGCGATCCTAAAGACACTCGCGGCGGCGGGCGCAGGCATGGATGTGGTGAGCGAAGGCGAATACCGCCGCGCCAAGGCCGCAGGCGTGCCGGGCGACAAGATCGTGTTTTCCGGTGTCGGCAAGACCGCCGAAGAGATCCGCACCGCGCTCACCGGGGGCATTCGCCAGTTCAACGTCGAATCCGAGCCCGAGATGGACGTGATCAATGCCGTTGCGCTCGAGCTTGGTGTCACCGCGCCGATCACCGTGCGGGTGAACCCGGATGTGGATGCAAAGACCCACGCCAAGATCGCGACCGGTAAATCCGAGAACAAATTCGGCATCCCCATCGCCAAGGCGCGCGCGGTCTATGCCCATGCCGCCAGCCTGCCGGGCCTTGAGGTGATCGGGATCGATGTTCACATCGGCTCGCAACTCACGGATCTTGAGCCCTTCCGCCTTGCCTATCAAAAGGTTGCGGAGCTGACACAGGCTCTGCGCGCGGACGGTCACGATATTCGCCGCCTTGATCTTGGGGGCGGTCTGGGCATCCCCTATACCCGCTCCAATGAGGCCCCGCCGCTGCCGGTGGAATATGGCCAGATGATCAAGGAAGAGCTCGGTCATCTGGGCTGCGAAATCGAGATCGAACCGGGCCGTCTGGTGGCGGGCAATGCGGGGCTGATGGTCTCTAAGGTGATCTACATCAAAGAGGGCGAAGGCCGCGATTTCCTGATCCTCGACGGGGCCATGAACGACCTCATCCGCCCAGCGATGTATGAGGCCCATCACGACATCATCCCCGTGGTGGAACCGACCCCCGGTCTCGAACCGCAACCCTATGACATCGTGGGCCCGGTCTGCGAAAGCGGCGACACCTTTGCCAAACAACGCCTGATGCCGCCGCTTGCTGCGGGGGATCTGGTGGCGTTTCGCAGTGCCGGGGCTTATGGCGCGGTGATGTCCAGCGAATACAACTCGCGCCCCCTCATCCCCGAGGTGCTGGTCCACGGCGATCAATTTGCAGTCATCCGGCAGCGTCCGACCTTTGACGAGATGATAAATCGCGATACCATCCCAGAGTGGCTGTAACGCTCTGGGCTGCGCGCCCTGCCTGATCCGACGGGATCATCTCTGGCGGGCGCGGATCGCTTGGGCGTGGGCCGGCACCCAAGGCGGAGCGGTATGAGCGAGCAGAAAACCCCCGACGGACCCGACCACCACCCGGTTGAAGCAGCGCTGAGGCAGCTGGCGCCCCTGCGGCGTGCGCTGTTGCTGACGCGCGCGGGCATGGTGGCTGAACGTCTCTGGCGCAGTTTCTGGCCTTTGGCGACGGTGCTGCTTCTGGCCGCCGGTTTGGTGCTTCTGGGGATTTTCGACTGGGTCGTTCTCGAGGTCGCCTGGGGCGGTGCGGTGCTGGTGGTGCTGGGCGCGGTCGCTGCTACCGTCTGGGGCGTTATGCTGTTTCGCTGGCCAAAGCCGCATGAGGCCGTGGCCCGCCTTGACGAAACCCTGCCCGGACGCCCGATTGCAGCGATTCTGGATCATCAGGTGTCTGGGGCCGAGGATGCCGCGTCCGTCGCGCTCTGGCAGGCGCATCAGGCCCGGATGGCAGCCCGCGCCGCCGAGGCCGAAGCGCCGGCCCCCAATCTGCGTATTGCTGACCGCGATCCCTATGCGTTGCGTTATGTGGCGCTTCTGGTGCTGGTCACGGGGCTGTTGTTCGGCACCGCCTGGCGCGCAGGCAGGGTCGCCGAACTCATGCCCGGCGGTGGCAATGCGGGTCTGAATGGCCCGACCTGGGAGGGCTGGGTCGAGCCGCCGCGCTACACCGGCCTGCCGACGCTCTATTTGGGGGATCTTACCGAAGATACCCTGCGCATACCGCAAAACAGCCGCGTCACCCTACGGTTCTATGGCGATGTGGGCGATCTGACGCTGGCAGAGACCGTCTCTGGCCGCACCGGAGAGCTGCCCTCTGCCTCCGCGCCGGAGCAGAATTTCACCGTGACCGAGGCTGGGGATCTCACCATTGATGGTGCTGGCGGTCGCAGTTGGCGCGTGGAGGTGATCCGCGATGCCCCACCGCTTGTCTCTCTCGCAGGAGAGCCGGATCTGTCGGCGGATGGCACGCTGACCTTGCCGTTTAATGCCTCGGACGACTACGGCGTCGTGGGCGGCACGGTGACGATTTCCCTCGACGGGGCCGCATTGGACCGCCGCTATGGGCTGGCAACCGCGCCGGATGCCCGCGATCCCATCACGCTGCCTTTGCCGCTCTCTCTGACCGGCGATCGTCGCCTCTTCAGCGAAGTGCTCGAGGAAGAATTCTCCGCTCATCCCTGGGCCAACCTGCCGGTGATCTACAGCCTGCGTGCCGAGGATGCGGCGGGCCAACAGAGCGTTGCAGCCACCTTGCACGGCCCTTTGACCGCTCGGCGCTTCTTTGACCCGATGGCGGCGGCTTTGGTCGAGCAACGGCGCGATCTCCTCTGGGCGCGCGCCAACGGGCCACGAGTCGCAAAAATCCTGCGCACCCTCAGCCACCGCCCCGAAGAGCTCTTCTCGGACATGGGCAACTACCTGCAATTGCGCACGATTTTGAAGCGATTGGAGCGGTATAGCGCACATGGCCTGAGCCCCGTTCACCAGGACGAGATTGCAAGCGCGCTCTGGGCCCTGGCGTTGCAGCTGGAGGAGGGCGATGTCGGCGATGCGCTGGAACGGATGCGGCAGGCGCAGGAACGGCTGAGCCAGGCCATGCGCGACGGCGCCAGTGATGAGGAAATCGCCCGCCTGATGCAGGAGTTGCGAGAGGCCACCGACGACTACATGCGCCAGCTGTCGCGACAGGCGCAGCAGCAGGATGGAGACCAGGAGGGCGGCGAGAGCAGCGACAATGCGATCCAGCTCAGCCAGCAGGACTTGCAGGCCATGATGGACCGCATCCAGGAGCTGATGGAACAGGGCCGCATGGCCGAAGCCGAACAGGCCCTTCGGGAGTTCCAGCAGATGATGGAAAACATGCAGGTCACACAGGGTCAGCCCGGTCAGGGCGACAGCCCCGGCCAGCAGGCCATGGACGGTTTGGCGGATACCTTGCGCGAACAGCAAGGCCTGTCGGATCAGGCCTTCCGAGACCTGCAAGAACAGTTCAACCCCAACGCCCAGCGGGGCGAAAGCCAGGGCAATGAGGGCCGGGACGGCGGCCTTGGCCGTGGACAGAGCCATCAGGGCGGCGGCGCAGGCGGTCAGGACGACGGCCCCCAGGGCGAAGGCGGTCAAAACGAAGGCCGAGAGGCCGAGGGCGGCCAATCTCCAAGCGGGGGACAGGGCAACGGCGCGGGCGATCTTGCGCAACGTCAGCAGGCCCTGCGTGACGAGCTGCAACGCCAGCGCGATGGCCTGCCTCTTGGCGGACCCGAGGGCGAGGCTGCACGGGACTCGCTCGATCAGGCCGGGCGCGCCATGGAAGGTGCCGAAGAGGCGCTGCGCGAGGGCGATTACGCCGAAGCCATTGACCGCCAGTCCGAGGCCATGGAAGCCCTGCGCGACGGTATGCGCGCCTTGGGCGAGGCCATGGCAGAGCAGCAACAGCAAGGCCAGCAACCGGGCGGCCAGCAAGGACAGAGCACCCGTCAGGGCAATGCGCTCGACCCGCTGGGCCGGGACCGGGGCGGGCAGGGCAGCGACTTCTTTAGCCGTGACAGCATTGGCGAGGGGCAGGCCTATCGCCGGGCTTGGGATCTTCTGGAAGAAATCCGACGCCGCGCTGGAGAGCGTGAGCGCAGCGAAAGCGAGCGCAACTACCTGCAACGTCTGCTGGATCGCTTCTGATCGGCACAGCCGGTAACGGCAAAGCGCGTCGCGCCACGCTTGCCATCTGCCCGGTCACGATCACCGCCGCCGTTGCGCCGCAGCCTGTGGGACCTGTGGGACATGGGCGCCGGATGCGTCGTGGAGTCGGTAAGCAGCCCCGAGCTAAGCCGAGCTAAACGGTGAACCGACCAGACGGCTGTTATTCTGCTGCCAGCGCCTGTGCTTGCGCATCAAGCCAGAGCCGCCACTGATCGACCCAGGCCACATAGGAGCTGAGGTAAGGATCAGCTTGCGGCAGGCTCTCCGCAATCATTGCGGCATTGCTGTAAACCAGAATAGCCAGCGCCATCAGTAGGATCACCAACAGAAATCCGCGCGAAAATCCGCGTTTGCGCGCAGGTGGCGCGGGGGCATCCGCAGGCGGTGGCGTCGCGGGTTTGGTTTCCCCCGGCGCATTGGTGGCTACATCCTCAATATTCGGCAACAACCCTCTGCGCGATCCCGGCTGCGGGTCTAGGCGATCCCGGTCCAAAGGCGCGGCATGCGCCTGCGGGGCAGGGTCCAGGCCTTGCATCCGGGCCACCCGCTCCTCGGATTGGCGGGCCCGGCGCGCGGCTTCATCCTCAGGCAGGTCCTCAAGCCCCAATTCTGGCTGGGTTTCCAAACTGTCGCGCCCAGACCGCAGGGCTTCTTCGCGCATGGCTTCTTCGCGCAACACGCGCGAGATCTCGGGATCGAGACGACGCTTTGCGGGCGCGGGGTCTGCTTCGGGTTCTGGCGGGGCGGCTGGCGGTGTGCCCGGTGCAGGCGCATCCGGATCTTCGTGCCAGTGCTCTTCGGCCGCTGCCGGCTCGGGCTCGGGGGCGCTTGGCCATGCGTCCTGGGGCGGCTCCTGCAGCGCGTCCTCTCGCGTGTGAGCGGCGTCGACAGAACCCGCTTCCGTTGCCGGAGGCGGGGTGGCGGCGCGGGCCTCGGCCTCTTCGGCCATCATCTGCGTGGAGGGCTGAAACCAGGTATCACCGCAATTGGAACACTGCACATCACGCCCGTCCTGCGGGATCACATCCTCGGGCACCTCATACTGTGCGCCGCAATTGGGGCATATCAGTCTCATCCGATCTCCTTGGCGGGTGCTCTGGCCGCGAAAAGGGTGAATTTCCCTCTAATCATAGTAACTTCCTGAAAGGCAAGAAAGAGCCAATCCCCGCCGAGATCCACAATGAGCACAGGGCTGGCTCTCCTGCACCATTGAAACTGCCGCAGCGGTCGTGCAAAACACCGCGACGAACGGCGGCATCGCCAACGACGACCAAATGACACGCCGGGCTGGGATGGTACCGTGATCGAACTCGAAAACGTGGGCTACAACTATGGCGGAGGCGAGCTCTTCAGCGACCTTTCCGTGCAATTGGCCCCCGGCTCCTTTCATTTTCTGACCGGTCCTTCGGGGGCCGGGAAAACCACGCTGCTCAAGCTCTGCTACGGGGCGTTGACCC contains:
- a CDS encoding ATP-binding protein, whose product is MRLKRLSLDRFGHFTDQQFDFGSAHDGHDFHIIYGRNEAGKTTTMEAVLRLFYGFPTREAYAFRHPRNNLQISATLDFNGELRQFTRLPTRSGALVDESGTPLPEAALSAHLAGLSEPDYRRLLCLDDETIERGGEEIANAQGDIGRLLFSAAAGVADLSQVLDGVRSRADEIWKKRARNTRMRELKRALEELDKEIKARDVSANAWKSLKRDLTKAQQAEEDARTRRDDLNTTRARTEAERRAVPLLAELQELEQALAPFADFPAQLDFNPERLVELRSDLGSATQNIARLSDELQTLEEEQAALVLDPALEALPAALEALEDLSARHRTAALDLDRRKAEQQEALETMRQAARDLGLVAENADLAALVLSGADITALQDAREQLRAAITHEGLEAREVEDLEERLRVAQDAVHDCAPLAAEAGQLQELLLNFDAERLATAHAAAAEAITAAQSRAARSLAALSVRHVTFDTLPHCPSSLRQAQEHADRDAALVQDLRRATETRNQHKEDASARAAQAKALERAANVVSDSEAEALRTKRDALWAVHVDSLDAESAATFHEALSRHDTAADARLTQSRELAQLREIAQSEAASKARAAEAATRITALEEQRDAIAAEVNAAATQLGLAPLSPAEWRDWVERHETARADAEALRDTKDSHSATFARAQALMDALAERVPSLPADLDPALAQARRMAEAARQTSEARGAAEKLLRQVERDLNRRQDRHNAAQEAKKKAEDTWRALVQELLAGQVSPESLMASLEPLRVLREHDKTRSAAARRVRMMEADQALFAQEVNALAQLHGVGVSSDPGQTYGDLKSLAETARIARDKAARLERAIATATAERADNTARVEAIDQELRAIAASFPEPPPAQDIDTLRQCAAQAQKVIADRAARDRLRRQILSELDLSDLESARAQLAETSVATLNARLESTLSDLTHAEDDLTQAIQQRVNAEHALAEINGDRTAAALVEQKATLELQLEEAALEHLELSLGHHLASDAIKRYRDSHRSGMLTATEQCFADLTQGAYPALSTQIYGDSEVLLAVDRTGASKRADEMSKGTRFQLYLALRAAAHEQLVAQGTILPFFCDDIFETFDETRTSAACQVMEAIGTRGQAIYLTHHRHVVEIAQSVCATPPIIHEL
- the lysA gene encoding diaminopimelate decarboxylase yields the protein MDHFLYRDGALYAEDVPVAEIAATVGTPFYVYSTATLLRHFRLFDEALEGTDHLVCYAMKAASNQAILKTLAAAGAGMDVVSEGEYRRAKAAGVPGDKIVFSGVGKTAEEIRTALTGGIRQFNVESEPEMDVINAVALELGVTAPITVRVNPDVDAKTHAKIATGKSENKFGIPIAKARAVYAHAASLPGLEVIGIDVHIGSQLTDLEPFRLAYQKVAELTQALRADGHDIRRLDLGGGLGIPYTRSNEAPPLPVEYGQMIKEELGHLGCEIEIEPGRLVAGNAGLMVSKVIYIKEGEGRDFLILDGAMNDLIRPAMYEAHHDIIPVVEPTPGLEPQPYDIVGPVCESGDTFAKQRLMPPLAAGDLVAFRSAGAYGAVMSSEYNSRPLIPEVLVHGDQFAVIRQRPTFDEMINRDTIPEWL
- a CDS encoding TIGR02302 family protein; this translates as MSEQKTPDGPDHHPVEAALRQLAPLRRALLLTRAGMVAERLWRSFWPLATVLLLAAGLVLLGIFDWVVLEVAWGGAVLVVLGAVAATVWGVMLFRWPKPHEAVARLDETLPGRPIAAILDHQVSGAEDAASVALWQAHQARMAARAAEAEAPAPNLRIADRDPYALRYVALLVLVTGLLFGTAWRAGRVAELMPGGGNAGLNGPTWEGWVEPPRYTGLPTLYLGDLTEDTLRIPQNSRVTLRFYGDVGDLTLAETVSGRTGELPSASAPEQNFTVTEAGDLTIDGAGGRSWRVEVIRDAPPLVSLAGEPDLSADGTLTLPFNASDDYGVVGGTVTISLDGAALDRRYGLATAPDARDPITLPLPLSLTGDRRLFSEVLEEEFSAHPWANLPVIYSLRAEDAAGQQSVAATLHGPLTARRFFDPMAAALVEQRRDLLWARANGPRVAKILRTLSHRPEELFSDMGNYLQLRTILKRLERYSAHGLSPVHQDEIASALWALALQLEEGDVGDALERMRQAQERLSQAMRDGASDEEIARLMQELREATDDYMRQLSRQAQQQDGDQEGGESSDNAIQLSQQDLQAMMDRIQELMEQGRMAEAEQALREFQQMMENMQVTQGQPGQGDSPGQQAMDGLADTLREQQGLSDQAFRDLQEQFNPNAQRGESQGNEGRDGGLGRGQSHQGGGAGGQDDGPQGEGGQNEGREAEGGQSPSGGQGNGAGDLAQRQQALRDELQRQRDGLPLGGPEGEAARDSLDQAGRAMEGAEEALREGDYAEAIDRQSEAMEALRDGMRALGEAMAEQQQQGQQPGGQQGQSTRQGNALDPLGRDRGGQGSDFFSRDSIGEGQAYRRAWDLLEEIRRRAGERERSESERNYLQRLLDRF
- a CDS encoding zinc-ribbon domain-containing protein; amino-acid sequence: MRLICPNCGAQYEVPEDVIPQDGRDVQCSNCGDTWFQPSTQMMAEEAEARAATPPPATEAGSVDAAHTREDALQEPPQDAWPSAPEPEPAAAEEHWHEDPDAPAPGTPPAAPPEPEADPAPAKRRLDPEISRVLREEAMREEALRSGRDSLETQPELGLEDLPEDEAARRARQSEERVARMQGLDPAPQAHAAPLDRDRLDPQPGSRRGLLPNIEDVATNAPGETKPATPPPADAPAPPARKRGFSRGFLLVILLMALAILVYSNAAMIAESLPQADPYLSSYVAWVDQWRLWLDAQAQALAAE